The DNA region GGTTTTGAGTTCCAGGAGGAAAGCTGGAGTAAACAGCGAGAAATGGTCCACACAAACCTTTGAACTTCCATTGCCAAACAGCAAGGTCACTTTCGGTCCTTTGTTGACCATTATGAAATGCGCTAAATGCTTTCACTGGTCCACAGGAAATAATAGACATCAAGAACGGCTAGCACGCACAGCTGCGCGTTATATACCATGCTCGATGCTCCCTTTCCAACTGCGCTTGCGCTTGCCTTTGTCTTGAAACACTGCACGACTGTGTAGTATACTCAACTCCATGTGCAACGGCACATCCCCGAAGCTTGCGAGCATGCGGAATGGACCAAAACACATTATGTGCGCCCATTACCGAGACCTGTCAAGCTGGAGCATGAATTGGCCGCCTTTGGCATAGTCTGCCAGCTGCACGGCAAATGCCAGAAGCCATGTCCGCTCACTCGAACGGCTTTCATCTTCCGCCGACTGCTAAGCGCACATACATGAAGCTATCCGGATAGAGATCCGCTACAACGGCAGCCAACATGCAAACAAGTCACCCAGGCCTGCCTTACGTCGGGTTTTTTCCCGGAGTGTGCAATCGCACTGGCTTTCGCGGGAAGTTGTGACCGAACTCTGGTCTGAGCGAGAATCGACGGGCTAAAATTACTCATGGGGTCCAAGTTCTTCGCACATACAGCGCAGACGGGACGCATGGAGGGACATGTTCCTATATCGCGGTGGAATAATAGCCCATATCCGCCGCGAAAGTGTGCGTCTCGTATGTGGTGCCATATGTGCCATGCCTAAAAATTTCCAAGCGCTATGACACAGCAGCAGTCGGTTGACGCGTGGAAAAGAATAAAAAGCAAGCCTTTTCCAAGTCCTTTAAGACCGGCGAGGACTTTCCGCTTATTCAACAAACTCGCAAGTGATACAAGTAGCTCAGGCTTAGTCGAGACTACAATTttcagagctttttttcctCAACCCTACAGAGCATAATTACTATGGTGCCGATAGTACTAAATTCCCAGACGGTTAGCGGGATCACCGGTTCCATCTCTATTGCATGCTGGATCATTGTATTTGTGCCACAGATTTATGAAAACTTCTACAGAAACTCCGCTGAAGGCCTGTCGCTTCTATTCGTCGTGTTGTGGCTGCTGGGTGATATCTTCAACCTTCTCGGCGCTGTGCTGCAGGGTTTGCTGCCCACTATGATCATCCTGGCAGCTTACTATACCCTCGCTGATATCGTGCTGCTCGGGCAGTGTCTGTTCTACGGGAACGAAGAGAAGGTGGACCCCGTCCACCTGTCGCCTGCCAACCCTATCAACGAACGTGTCCTGGAAGATGTGTTCAACGAGCACCAGCCCCTCCTGCACGACCATAAGCAAAAGCAACAACGCGCTGAGGTTGCTGTGGGTTCCTCCAGTGTTTCGGCCCAAACCACCCAGGAGGTCGGTCCAAGAGCTGAGAACGACGAAACCCCATCCACAAAGAACTACATCGCCAATGCGGTCCTTGTGACTAGCGTATTCCTTGGTGGCTTTCTGTCCTGGTATCTATCGTACATCCGCGATCCAAACCCCATCGGTGCGGAGCCTGATCTTCACATGAACTGGATGGCCCAATTTTTCGGTTACTTGAGTGCCGTTCTGTACTTGGGCTCCCGTGTTCCACAGATCTTGCTGAACTTCCAGAGGAAATCATGCGAAGGCATCTCattcttgttcttcctctttGCTTGTCTCGGAAACACCACTTTCATCATTTCAGTGCTGAGCATCTCTATGGAGCCACGCTACCTCCTTGTCAACGCCTCATGGTTGATTGGCAGCATTGGAACTCTGTTCATGGACTTCGTCATTTTCATGCAATTTTTCATTTACGAGAATCCTAGTGACACTAGAGAGACTGGGGTCGCCGTCTAAGCACCATTTAGATATTCCTGGGCAAATAATAAAAAAGGTTTCTTGGAGCACGACAGTTCATCGCAACCTCAATGCTCCGCATTAAAACTTTTCTCACGTAGTTTAGCATGCTTCCTAGAAGTTTGACGCGACAGAGCGGAGGAAACACAAAAAACGCACACTGTCAATCAACACCTTCTGGCAAGGAACTTATTTAATTCACAGAGCTTACTCTTAATTCACAAACTATTTACTCTTGCACATTCAAGCACATCTCAAGTGAGCAAGCTGCAAGAGAGAATCGCACAGGCCGTGAACTATCCATCAACTATTATGCCACTACTTTCCAACCGAACCTACCATAAAGACACAAAAAAGTGCTCTTTTGTGGACAGAACCAATCCCTACGATTTGCAGAACTACGACATCAGAGAAGACGACGAAATCACCTCTTCAGATGATGCTGGCTTAGAAAGTTCTGATGCAGGCTACGAAGATGAATATGAGGAAGGATCATACAACGTTTCTAGTGGACCAAACACTGCGGATGAGGGCTCTGCCAGTGCGAGTCAAGGGGAGAAAGGGAAGAGACCAAGGAGCGCTTCGCCGTTTAAAAGAAGTATTAGCTCGCTATTCAAAAGACGCGGGTCCCGCGACTCCTGtgttgaagagaaagagcttgacATCGCTGACGAAGATGGAAGTTGCGCGGCAATTCCAGGCATCGATCAGGTGCAGAGTGATGCcgcgagttcttcaaaattttggagaTCTTGGAGGTTGAAGCACGAGAGACACGGCAGCGAGCATGTGGACGAGAACAACGACGTGGAGTCGGATGCTTTCGCAAGTGACAAACAGGCAATCTGTACTGACGCTACCGTGCCATTGCGGCATGGAAGcaacattgaaaagctaaGCGAACTTCAAATTGAGAATACGTCGCTCGAAATATTTGAGACTGATCGCGAAGGCAATCCTGACGGAGCGTTTGATGCCAGGAAATTGGATGAAAGTCCCACGTCCATTGCGAGAGGCTTACAACTGAAGACAAGGCTTGGCATCGATTCTGCCGGA from Lachancea thermotolerans CBS 6340 chromosome C complete sequence includes:
- the YPQ1 gene encoding cationic amino acid transporter (similar to uniprot|Q12010 YOL092W Saccharomyces cerevisiae Hypothetical ORF); the protein is MVPIVLNSQTVSGITGSISIACWIIVFVPQIYENFYRNSAEGLSLLFVVLWLLGDIFNLLGAVLQGLLPTMIILAAYYTLADIVLLGQCLFYGNEEKVDPVHLSPANPINERVLEDVFNEHQPLLHDHKQKQQRAEVAVGSSSVSAQTTQEVGPRAENDETPSTKNYIANAVLVTSVFLGGFLSWYLSYIRDPNPIGAEPDLHMNWMAQFFGYLSAVLYLGSRVPQILLNFQRKSCEGISFLFFLFACLGNTTFIISVLSISMEPRYLLVNASWLIGSIGTLFMDFVIFMQFFIYENPSDTRETGVAV